One window from the genome of Gopherus evgoodei ecotype Sinaloan lineage chromosome 2, rGopEvg1_v1.p, whole genome shotgun sequence encodes:
- the ZNF438 gene encoding zinc finger protein 438 isoform X6, with protein MVPKVITSRVVSCLPPVLPEQTNSISSASSKPLIMPAQNYTLMQVAGHEGTFSLVALPHITPALAAQRIQQSNVPPPENLKLPIPRYQSVKNKLLIDKKTFQTSSSSAHNKISSKMQTSTQTPAMTTSTGDLPDAHSTTDKLLIDKKTFQTSSSSAHNKISSKMQTSTQTPAMTTSTGDLPDAHSTTDKLLIDKKTFQTSSSRTHNKISSKVQISSQTSAMTTSTGDLPEAHSTTDSSEQVILIDHGSTEITVGTLLSENNCVESGSPLLKKTETAEDSISGLSVIKECLSKPVNPSNPVKMSLHSMKSTIEATKGSLITSEKLKEKLVNSANSVTVLSPAIFGNEVQLTQSAPKGKLPILPYSRMKNAIFCKSKQNSNTVAASTPGRRPECEKIPPLVKTFNVSTRVYDKLLAISFAQISKHAPCENTFSPATKLDVDNLKKLNGVASKRRGRKRRTPDDRLAFQTKRRKCIINKCREGKKRVKVDPHESKGSRAESVKKYRSIRPKPVVMQALAPLTSAAIIETQTPDCTEQDIFLNDTLPNKYLSCKQSDGTPAKQSDLCRNLFSTVSKPWHKCHVCNHNFQFKHHLQDHMNTHTNRRPYSCRICQKAYVHSGSLSTHMKLHHNEGRLKKLVCCEICAKVFGHARVYFGHLKEVHRVVISTEPSTGEQQLQDALKNRDINVKGAEETVERRNKCNFEDLFQSQAEVKLQIKCGRCQFTAQSFAEMKFHLLCFHGEELPGRIKEGILQAGKGAQEELMKHAAHFWKQRKERRNPVKHGTCEEECYAFPKLKRQIYIHQNNFNTLTKNEVIPSGNSEPGKELQNFGCATQNKKIQIWCKADYNCILCKQIFGRKEGLFSHWQNHHNCEDPSVLWTIFNSFSKQGVIELSNNAEK; from the exons ATGGTACCTAAAGTTATAACATCAAGGGTGGTGTCTTGTCTTCCACCTGTTCTTCCTGAACAAACTAATTCTATTTCATCTGCAAGCTCTAAACCACTTATAATGCCAGCGCAAAACTATACTCTAATGCAAGTTGCTGGTCATGAGGGAACTTTTTCTCTTGTAGCTTTACCACATATCACTCCTGCACTGGCAGCACAACGAATCCAACAATCAAATGTGCCCCCTCCTGAAAACCTCAAACTACCCATTCCTAGGTATCAAtctgtaaaaaataaattgttgattgacaaaaaaacatttcaaacctCTTCTTCAAGTGCACATAACAAGATTTCCAGCAAGATGCAAACTTCAACACAGACACCAGCAATGACTACTTCAACTGGAGACCTTCCTGACGCTCATTCTACTACAGATAAATTGTTGATTGacaaaaaaacatttcaaacctCTTCTTCAAGTGCACATAACAAGATTTCCAGCAAGATGCAAACTTCAACACAGACACCAGCAATGACTACTTCAACTGGAGACCTTCCTGACGCTCATTCTACTACAGATAAATTGTTGATTGacaaaaaaacatttcaaacctCTTCTTCAAGAACACATAACAAGATTTCCAGCAAGGTACAAATTTCATCACAGACATCAGCAATGACTACTTCAACTGGAGACCTTCCTGAAGCTCATTCTACTACAGATTCATCTGAACAAGTTATTTTAATTGATCATGGTTCTACTGAAATTACAGTTGGTACTTTACTCAGTGAAAACAACTGTGTAGAATCTGGATCtcctttattaaagaaaacagaaacTGCTGAAGATAGTATTTCGGGACTATCTGTCATTAAGGAATGTTTGTCCAAGCCAGTGAATCCAAGTAATCCTGTGAAAATGAGTCTACATTCCATGAAATCAACTATTGAAGCCACAAAAGGCTCACTCATAACATCTGAGAAACTTAAAGAAAAACTGGTGAATTCTGCAAATTCTGTCACTGTCCTGTCACCGGCAATATTTGGCAATGAAGTTCAATTGACTCAGTCCGCACCAAAAGGAAAGCTTCCTATTTTGCCATATTCAAGAATGAAAAATGCAATATTCTGTAAATCTAAACAAAATTCTAACACTGTGGCTGCATCTACTCCTGGGCGAAGACCTGAATGTGAAAAAATACCACCTTTGGTAAAAACCTTTAACGTTTCTACCAGAGTTTATGATAAACTACTAGCGATATCTTTTGCACAAATCTCCAAACACGCCCCCTGTGAAAATACCTTCAGTCCAGCCACTAAACTGGATGTTGATAATCTAAAGAAATTGAATGGTGTAGCCTCTAAAAGAAGAGGTAGAAAACGAAGAACCCCAGATGATAGATTGGCATTTCAGACCAAAAGAAGAAAGTGCATTATTAATAAATGTAGAGAGGGTAAAAAGAGAGTAAAAGTTGATCCCCATGAATCAAAAGGCAGTAGGGCTGAGTCAGTTAAAAAATACCGTAGTATCAGACCAAAACCTGTAGTTATGCAGGCtttagctccactgacttctgcAGCTATAATAGAGACTCAGACTCCTGACTGCACAGAACAAGACATTTTCTTAAATGATACACTTCCAAATAAATATTTAAGCTGTAAGCAGAGTGATGGCACTCCTGCTAAACAAAGTGATCTGTGTAGAAATTTATTTTCTACTGTATCTAAGCCATGGCATAAGTGCCATGTCTGTAACCACAACTTTCAATTTAAACACCATCTTCAGGAccacatgaacacacacacaaatagacGGCCTTATAGCTGTCGAATTTGCCAGAAAGCATATGTTCATTCAGGAAGCCTAAGCACTCACATGAAGCTTCATCACAACGAAGGCAGACTCAAGAAACTTGTGTGTTGTGAGATTTGTGCCAAAGTATTTGGCCATGCAAGAGTATACTTTGGCCATCTGAAGGAAGTACACAGGGTTGTTATCAGCACCGAGCCCTCCACAGGCGAACAGCAACTGCAAGATGCTTTAAAGAATAGAGACATAAATGTAAAAGGAGCAGAAGAAACAGTAGAGAG gAGAAATAAATGCAATTTTGAAGATTTATTTCAGAGTCAAGCAGAAGTCAAATTACAGATCAAATGTGGCAGATGCCAGTTTACTGCACAATCTTTTGCTGAGATGAAGTTTCATTTGTTGTGTTTTCATGGCGAGGAGCTCCCAGGAAGAATAAAAGAAGGAATTCTACAGGCAGGCAAGGGAGCTCAGGAAGAACTGATGAAACATGCAGCTCATTTCTGGAAGCAGCGCAAAGAGAGACGAAATCCAGTCAAACATGGCACTTGTGAGGAAGAGTGTTATGCTTTTCCAAAACTGAAAAGGCAAATATATATTcatcaaaataattttaatacttTAACCAAAAATGAGGTTATTCCATCAGGTAACAGTGAACCAGGAAAGGAGCTGCAAAATTTTGGCTGTgccacacaaaataaaaaaattcaaatttggtGTAAAGCTGATTATAACTGCATTTTATGCAAGCAGATATTTGGAAGAAAAGAGGGGCTTTTCAGTCATTGGCAGAATCATCATAATTGTGAAGACCCCTCTGTTCTTTGGACTATTTTTAATTCATTCTCCAAACAGGGAGTTATTGAACTTTCTAATAACGCTGAAAAATGA
- the ZNF438 gene encoding zinc finger protein 438 isoform X2: MQNPLTLSEDKWKSSSGIIRNGKGSQNKSQFRTIAPKMVPKVITSRVVSCLPPVLPEQTNSISSASSKPLIMPAQNYTLMQVAGHEGTFSLVALPHITPALAAQRIQQSNVPPPENLKLPIPRYQSVKNKLLIDKKTFQTSSSSAHNKISSKMQTSTQTPAMTTSTGDLPDAHSTTDKLLIDKKTFQTSSSSAHNKISSKMQTSTQTPAMTTSTGDLPDAHSTTDKLLIDKKTFQTSSSRTHNKISSKVQISSQTSAMTTSTGDLPEAHSTTDSSEQVILIDHGSTEITVGTLLSENNCVESGSPLLKKTETAEDSISGLSVIKECLSKPVNPSNPVKMSLHSMKSTIEATKGSLITSEKLKEKLVNSANSVTVLSPAIFGNEVQLTQSAPKGKLPILPYSRMKNAIFCKSKQNSNTVAASTPGRRPECEKIPPLVKTFNVSTRVYDKLLAISFAQISKHAPCENTFSPATKLDVDNLKKLNGVASKRRGRKRRTPDDRLAFQTKRRKCIINKCREGKKRVKVDPHESKGSRAESVKKYRSIRPKPVVMQALAPLTSAAIIETQTPDCTEQDIFLNDTLPNKYLSCKQSDGTPAKQSDLCRNLFSTVSKPWHKCHVCNHNFQFKHHLQDHMNTHTNRRPYSCRICQKAYVHSGSLSTHMKLHHNEGRLKKLVCCEICAKVFGHARVYFGHLKEVHRVVISTEPSTGEQQLQDALKNRDINVKGAEETVERRNKCNFEDLFQSQAEVKLQIKCGRCQFTAQSFAEMKFHLLCFHGEELPGRIKEGILQAGKGAQEELMKHAAHFWKQRKERRNPVKHGTCEEECYAFPKLKRQIYIHQNNFNTLTKNEVIPSGNSEPGKELQNFGCATQNKKIQIWCKADYNCILCKQIFGRKEGLFSHWQNHHNCEDPSVLWTIFNSFSKQGVIELSNNAEK; this comes from the exons ATAAATGGAAATCCTCTTCTGGGAtaataagaaatggaaaaggttctcAGAATAAAAGTCAGTTTAGGACAATTGCACCAAAGATGGTACCTAAAGTTATAACATCAAGGGTGGTGTCTTGTCTTCCACCTGTTCTTCCTGAACAAACTAATTCTATTTCATCTGCAAGCTCTAAACCACTTATAATGCCAGCGCAAAACTATACTCTAATGCAAGTTGCTGGTCATGAGGGAACTTTTTCTCTTGTAGCTTTACCACATATCACTCCTGCACTGGCAGCACAACGAATCCAACAATCAAATGTGCCCCCTCCTGAAAACCTCAAACTACCCATTCCTAGGTATCAAtctgtaaaaaataaattgttgattgacaaaaaaacatttcaaacctCTTCTTCAAGTGCACATAACAAGATTTCCAGCAAGATGCAAACTTCAACACAGACACCAGCAATGACTACTTCAACTGGAGACCTTCCTGACGCTCATTCTACTACAGATAAATTGTTGATTGacaaaaaaacatttcaaacctCTTCTTCAAGTGCACATAACAAGATTTCCAGCAAGATGCAAACTTCAACACAGACACCAGCAATGACTACTTCAACTGGAGACCTTCCTGACGCTCATTCTACTACAGATAAATTGTTGATTGacaaaaaaacatttcaaacctCTTCTTCAAGAACACATAACAAGATTTCCAGCAAGGTACAAATTTCATCACAGACATCAGCAATGACTACTTCAACTGGAGACCTTCCTGAAGCTCATTCTACTACAGATTCATCTGAACAAGTTATTTTAATTGATCATGGTTCTACTGAAATTACAGTTGGTACTTTACTCAGTGAAAACAACTGTGTAGAATCTGGATCtcctttattaaagaaaacagaaacTGCTGAAGATAGTATTTCGGGACTATCTGTCATTAAGGAATGTTTGTCCAAGCCAGTGAATCCAAGTAATCCTGTGAAAATGAGTCTACATTCCATGAAATCAACTATTGAAGCCACAAAAGGCTCACTCATAACATCTGAGAAACTTAAAGAAAAACTGGTGAATTCTGCAAATTCTGTCACTGTCCTGTCACCGGCAATATTTGGCAATGAAGTTCAATTGACTCAGTCCGCACCAAAAGGAAAGCTTCCTATTTTGCCATATTCAAGAATGAAAAATGCAATATTCTGTAAATCTAAACAAAATTCTAACACTGTGGCTGCATCTACTCCTGGGCGAAGACCTGAATGTGAAAAAATACCACCTTTGGTAAAAACCTTTAACGTTTCTACCAGAGTTTATGATAAACTACTAGCGATATCTTTTGCACAAATCTCCAAACACGCCCCCTGTGAAAATACCTTCAGTCCAGCCACTAAACTGGATGTTGATAATCTAAAGAAATTGAATGGTGTAGCCTCTAAAAGAAGAGGTAGAAAACGAAGAACCCCAGATGATAGATTGGCATTTCAGACCAAAAGAAGAAAGTGCATTATTAATAAATGTAGAGAGGGTAAAAAGAGAGTAAAAGTTGATCCCCATGAATCAAAAGGCAGTAGGGCTGAGTCAGTTAAAAAATACCGTAGTATCAGACCAAAACCTGTAGTTATGCAGGCtttagctccactgacttctgcAGCTATAATAGAGACTCAGACTCCTGACTGCACAGAACAAGACATTTTCTTAAATGATACACTTCCAAATAAATATTTAAGCTGTAAGCAGAGTGATGGCACTCCTGCTAAACAAAGTGATCTGTGTAGAAATTTATTTTCTACTGTATCTAAGCCATGGCATAAGTGCCATGTCTGTAACCACAACTTTCAATTTAAACACCATCTTCAGGAccacatgaacacacacacaaatagacGGCCTTATAGCTGTCGAATTTGCCAGAAAGCATATGTTCATTCAGGAAGCCTAAGCACTCACATGAAGCTTCATCACAACGAAGGCAGACTCAAGAAACTTGTGTGTTGTGAGATTTGTGCCAAAGTATTTGGCCATGCAAGAGTATACTTTGGCCATCTGAAGGAAGTACACAGGGTTGTTATCAGCACCGAGCCCTCCACAGGCGAACAGCAACTGCAAGATGCTTTAAAGAATAGAGACATAAATGTAAAAGGAGCAGAAGAAACAGTAGAGAG gAGAAATAAATGCAATTTTGAAGATTTATTTCAGAGTCAAGCAGAAGTCAAATTACAGATCAAATGTGGCAGATGCCAGTTTACTGCACAATCTTTTGCTGAGATGAAGTTTCATTTGTTGTGTTTTCATGGCGAGGAGCTCCCAGGAAGAATAAAAGAAGGAATTCTACAGGCAGGCAAGGGAGCTCAGGAAGAACTGATGAAACATGCAGCTCATTTCTGGAAGCAGCGCAAAGAGAGACGAAATCCAGTCAAACATGGCACTTGTGAGGAAGAGTGTTATGCTTTTCCAAAACTGAAAAGGCAAATATATATTcatcaaaataattttaatacttTAACCAAAAATGAGGTTATTCCATCAGGTAACAGTGAACCAGGAAAGGAGCTGCAAAATTTTGGCTGTgccacacaaaataaaaaaattcaaatttggtGTAAAGCTGATTATAACTGCATTTTATGCAAGCAGATATTTGGAAGAAAAGAGGGGCTTTTCAGTCATTGGCAGAATCATCATAATTGTGAAGACCCCTCTGTTCTTTGGACTATTTTTAATTCATTCTCCAAACAGGGAGTTATTGAACTTTCTAATAACGCTGAAAAATGA
- the ZNF438 gene encoding zinc finger protein 438 isoform X5: MNKDKWKSSSGIIRNGKGSQNKSQFRTIAPKMVPKVITSRVVSCLPPVLPEQTNSISSASSKPLIMPAQNYTLMQVAGHEGTFSLVALPHITPALAAQRIQQSNVPPPENLKLPIPRYQSVKNKLLIDKKTFQTSSSSAHNKISSKMQTSTQTPAMTTSTGDLPDAHSTTDKLLIDKKTFQTSSSSAHNKISSKMQTSTQTPAMTTSTGDLPDAHSTTDKLLIDKKTFQTSSSRTHNKISSKVQISSQTSAMTTSTGDLPEAHSTTDSSEQVILIDHGSTEITVGTLLSENNCVESGSPLLKKTETAEDSISGLSVIKECLSKPVNPSNPVKMSLHSMKSTIEATKGSLITSEKLKEKLVNSANSVTVLSPAIFGNEVQLTQSAPKGKLPILPYSRMKNAIFCKSKQNSNTVAASTPGRRPECEKIPPLVKTFNVSTRVYDKLLAISFAQISKHAPCENTFSPATKLDVDNLKKLNGVASKRRGRKRRTPDDRLAFQTKRRKCIINKCREGKKRVKVDPHESKGSRAESVKKYRSIRPKPVVMQALAPLTSAAIIETQTPDCTEQDIFLNDTLPNKYLSCKQSDGTPAKQSDLCRNLFSTVSKPWHKCHVCNHNFQFKHHLQDHMNTHTNRRPYSCRICQKAYVHSGSLSTHMKLHHNEGRLKKLVCCEICAKVFGHARVYFGHLKEVHRVVISTEPSTGEQQLQDALKNRDINVKGAEETVERRNKCNFEDLFQSQAEVKLQIKCGRCQFTAQSFAEMKFHLLCFHGEELPGRIKEGILQAGKGAQEELMKHAAHFWKQRKERRNPVKHGTCEEECYAFPKLKRQIYIHQNNFNTLTKNEVIPSGNSEPGKELQNFGCATQNKKIQIWCKADYNCILCKQIFGRKEGLFSHWQNHHNCEDPSVLWTIFNSFSKQGVIELSNNAEK; the protein is encoded by the exons ATAAATGGAAATCCTCTTCTGGGAtaataagaaatggaaaaggttctcAGAATAAAAGTCAGTTTAGGACAATTGCACCAAAGATGGTACCTAAAGTTATAACATCAAGGGTGGTGTCTTGTCTTCCACCTGTTCTTCCTGAACAAACTAATTCTATTTCATCTGCAAGCTCTAAACCACTTATAATGCCAGCGCAAAACTATACTCTAATGCAAGTTGCTGGTCATGAGGGAACTTTTTCTCTTGTAGCTTTACCACATATCACTCCTGCACTGGCAGCACAACGAATCCAACAATCAAATGTGCCCCCTCCTGAAAACCTCAAACTACCCATTCCTAGGTATCAAtctgtaaaaaataaattgttgattgacaaaaaaacatttcaaacctCTTCTTCAAGTGCACATAACAAGATTTCCAGCAAGATGCAAACTTCAACACAGACACCAGCAATGACTACTTCAACTGGAGACCTTCCTGACGCTCATTCTACTACAGATAAATTGTTGATTGacaaaaaaacatttcaaacctCTTCTTCAAGTGCACATAACAAGATTTCCAGCAAGATGCAAACTTCAACACAGACACCAGCAATGACTACTTCAACTGGAGACCTTCCTGACGCTCATTCTACTACAGATAAATTGTTGATTGacaaaaaaacatttcaaacctCTTCTTCAAGAACACATAACAAGATTTCCAGCAAGGTACAAATTTCATCACAGACATCAGCAATGACTACTTCAACTGGAGACCTTCCTGAAGCTCATTCTACTACAGATTCATCTGAACAAGTTATTTTAATTGATCATGGTTCTACTGAAATTACAGTTGGTACTTTACTCAGTGAAAACAACTGTGTAGAATCTGGATCtcctttattaaagaaaacagaaacTGCTGAAGATAGTATTTCGGGACTATCTGTCATTAAGGAATGTTTGTCCAAGCCAGTGAATCCAAGTAATCCTGTGAAAATGAGTCTACATTCCATGAAATCAACTATTGAAGCCACAAAAGGCTCACTCATAACATCTGAGAAACTTAAAGAAAAACTGGTGAATTCTGCAAATTCTGTCACTGTCCTGTCACCGGCAATATTTGGCAATGAAGTTCAATTGACTCAGTCCGCACCAAAAGGAAAGCTTCCTATTTTGCCATATTCAAGAATGAAAAATGCAATATTCTGTAAATCTAAACAAAATTCTAACACTGTGGCTGCATCTACTCCTGGGCGAAGACCTGAATGTGAAAAAATACCACCTTTGGTAAAAACCTTTAACGTTTCTACCAGAGTTTATGATAAACTACTAGCGATATCTTTTGCACAAATCTCCAAACACGCCCCCTGTGAAAATACCTTCAGTCCAGCCACTAAACTGGATGTTGATAATCTAAAGAAATTGAATGGTGTAGCCTCTAAAAGAAGAGGTAGAAAACGAAGAACCCCAGATGATAGATTGGCATTTCAGACCAAAAGAAGAAAGTGCATTATTAATAAATGTAGAGAGGGTAAAAAGAGAGTAAAAGTTGATCCCCATGAATCAAAAGGCAGTAGGGCTGAGTCAGTTAAAAAATACCGTAGTATCAGACCAAAACCTGTAGTTATGCAGGCtttagctccactgacttctgcAGCTATAATAGAGACTCAGACTCCTGACTGCACAGAACAAGACATTTTCTTAAATGATACACTTCCAAATAAATATTTAAGCTGTAAGCAGAGTGATGGCACTCCTGCTAAACAAAGTGATCTGTGTAGAAATTTATTTTCTACTGTATCTAAGCCATGGCATAAGTGCCATGTCTGTAACCACAACTTTCAATTTAAACACCATCTTCAGGAccacatgaacacacacacaaatagacGGCCTTATAGCTGTCGAATTTGCCAGAAAGCATATGTTCATTCAGGAAGCCTAAGCACTCACATGAAGCTTCATCACAACGAAGGCAGACTCAAGAAACTTGTGTGTTGTGAGATTTGTGCCAAAGTATTTGGCCATGCAAGAGTATACTTTGGCCATCTGAAGGAAGTACACAGGGTTGTTATCAGCACCGAGCCCTCCACAGGCGAACAGCAACTGCAAGATGCTTTAAAGAATAGAGACATAAATGTAAAAGGAGCAGAAGAAACAGTAGAGAG gAGAAATAAATGCAATTTTGAAGATTTATTTCAGAGTCAAGCAGAAGTCAAATTACAGATCAAATGTGGCAGATGCCAGTTTACTGCACAATCTTTTGCTGAGATGAAGTTTCATTTGTTGTGTTTTCATGGCGAGGAGCTCCCAGGAAGAATAAAAGAAGGAATTCTACAGGCAGGCAAGGGAGCTCAGGAAGAACTGATGAAACATGCAGCTCATTTCTGGAAGCAGCGCAAAGAGAGACGAAATCCAGTCAAACATGGCACTTGTGAGGAAGAGTGTTATGCTTTTCCAAAACTGAAAAGGCAAATATATATTcatcaaaataattttaatacttTAACCAAAAATGAGGTTATTCCATCAGGTAACAGTGAACCAGGAAAGGAGCTGCAAAATTTTGGCTGTgccacacaaaataaaaaaattcaaatttggtGTAAAGCTGATTATAACTGCATTTTATGCAAGCAGATATTTGGAAGAAAAGAGGGGCTTTTCAGTCATTGGCAGAATCATCATAATTGTGAAGACCCCTCTGTTCTTTGGACTATTTTTAATTCATTCTCCAAACAGGGAGTTATTGAACTTTCTAATAACGCTGAAAAATGA